A region of the Carya illinoinensis cultivar Pawnee chromosome 16, C.illinoinensisPawnee_v1, whole genome shotgun sequence genome:
TAGGAGTTCCTCCTGTATACTGTCCATGCACTTGGGCTGTCTTTTGCATTTCGAATAAAATCTTTGATTACCTCTAAGAAAAGGCCTTCAATTACCCATCTGTATCATTATGCAGTAAGCTAAAAAATATCGTCCTTTAAATTCTTGGGTTGCTGTAGTTAGTAATTTGACTCCATATTTGGCTTATTTTTGCATTGTTCTCTTGAACAAACAGAGGCAGTTGAAAGCTGGCGCAGAGAAAAACTTGAAGCAGCTAAGCGACGGTTAGCCAATAAGGGAGGGACTTTGAATTCTACTATTCCACATGAGGAAGCCAGTATGGTCTTTGCTTTCATGACTGTTTCTTTCGTGTTTGAGTCTGTTTGTATGCAGAAAACCTTTCAGATCACCATGCTCGAGTCTTTAAGGGATTCTAGTAAAATCATTGTTGACTGATGGCTAATTTCTGAAATTCATTTTTGCAGTGATGCTAGTAAGAGCCTTGGAGTCTGATTGGGCAGTGCTGTCAGAAGAAATTGGCCTTTGGATACCTGCTGAAGTCATTAACAAAGAACATGATGATAAACCCGAGGGTGAAGAAGAGTTaggtaatttattttctccCCCTTATAACCCCCTCACCCCCACTCGTCTAGATGCTGTCTCTTCTCTCACTTGAATCTCAAGAAAaccccagttttcattttttctctgCTATTTTTCTGAAAAGCACCGTATATGATTTTGGTCTGGTGGAGAGATGTATAATATCAATCGCTGtggtatatttttattttctccagaGGATCAAATTTTACCGGGCAGGCCTGTTCCACCTGAATGCCATGCTGAACTTCATACAGATTATGGTGGTGCAGCTGTTAGATGGGGCCTTACCCACCATAAAGAAAGTGCAGCTGACTGCTGTCAAGCTTGCCTGGATCAGGCTAAACGTGCCAACCCTCGTGAAAAGAAATGTAATATATGGGTTTATTGTCCGTCTGAGGCAGGGTGCCACTCTCCAGATATCTATAAACACAAACATCAGGAATGCTGGTTAAAATATGTAAGTTTCAGCCTTCCTCTTCATTATGTTGGCACTCATCTTCTAATacaaccaccccccccccccccacccccccccccccaaaaaaaaaaaaaaaaacagaaaaaaaaaattgttgtattTCCTCATTTACGTTAAGTTTTCATCCCCATTCACATGATTagttctgacaatcaaaatgcaGGCAGAAAAACCCAAAATAAGTTTCAGGGACAAGTATTCCGATTCATATAGAAATTCACACCCTACTGCCCCTTTTGTTGTACCATGGGTTTCTGGTGTTGTCAGTGCATGATTAGATTCGTCAACATTGGCCGGACGATTTGCATAGGATTGCAAGCTGCAGCTTGTATTATAGCTTGAAAAGCACATGAAGGTAGCTCCACCAAGTTCTTTGTGATCCGGTTCTTATTCATTGTattgagaaggaaaaaggaagaagagatgAGGACAGGGGTGGTGATGGTCTCTACTTCCTTTTTTGTCAATCAATTTTTGTAGCATTGGGTGTGGTTGTCTTGGTGCTGATGACTTTTTAAATCGAGAAGTCTGTTGCTAAGGCAAGGGGACAATTAGGTAGATGGGAAAAATGCTTTCATTGTGGATTCAATGATCTGCAAAAGTGATTCATTGTAGTTGGGAATGTGAACTAATTCTATCGAAACGATTCATTATTATGGGGATGTGATTACTAAGGCACTTGTTAAAATGATTCATTTTAACAGATGATTACTGAATCACTGATGTATTGACAGAAGGACTGATCTGATAAAGTTAAAAGTACATAAGAGTAAAAAAAAGTTTACAACTAGAGAATATATGGAGAAATCTATCCAAAAGGTAAATCAAAtggattataataataattaatcctAAAAGAAAATATGCTTCTTAGATGGATGGATTGAtagaattaattttattaaaaaaatttaagaaaaatattttaatcacaaaagaattatacaaaaataaacgtaCAAACTGATATGATTAGATGTGATATGTCATATTGTAAAGTTAATTTCtaatagatttttataaatttaaattagtttatgtgtttattttgtataatctctgTGTCTGCAAccgttttcaaaatttaatagatTGTTTTGGAGGAACTTCCTTCAAACAAAAAGCTttcaattggatttatttattttatattttcctaAATTGATTCAATTAGAGGCATGCTAATCTCCTTTTAAAATAATGCAAACAATCAACAATGGTTAATATACATGCtagaagataataaaaatagaaattccTTCTAATTTTTAGACAAAATTAGATGGTTCAATTCGGATAAAATATGAACATATCATGTGcattgtataatattttattattgtttgaggaataataatatatattcaactcttttataattatttttttaactcatttcaAATCAATCGATGCAAACATatcatttcaataaaaataattttcaattttataagaGTACTATTATTCTAAATCCTTAACATTATATATtgtttatatgaaataatttaatttaaaagctaaaatttaaaatctaactCTTACAAAGaattcttaatatttaaattatgtaaattgtGTGCTCGacatattcaatttgaaaataaaacaattcataTAAATCtatcttaattttataagaaataatatttacagtcgtggaatgtgtaaatattatataaattttttttaaaaataaataaataaaaaatttatataaaaaaatatttcatttacacactttataattatatatataacattatttaaattttatttaatcttaaaataaaaaaaggtacgTAAATCTTTTCCGCTTTTGCCAAGGTATTTAATTAACTTAAGGGTCAAATTCCCAGCCGGTCAGGTGTGTAACTTTTACATCTGCGAATGGGAAGCTGCACATAGGAGTTGCAGCAAAATAGGATTAAAGTTAGAATTGctagaattttgaattttaagatgttttaatattaaataattttaaaattaaaaaaatttaaattatttattatgttttatataaaaattttaaaaaattataaccaaaaaatcagaattttataaacataaattgattaatattaaaaaattatattataataatattttatttattattattaaaaatattttatctcatatcgTCTATAACAACTTAATGCCAAACCGAACTATTTCTTGTTGTTTCTTCCCCCTCTCTTTCCCTTCCCCACCGCCGTcgcctgctctctctctctctctctctctcatagcaAATAATCTCTCATTCGAAACCTCCCTCCCTTTTCTCCGCTTGTTGCCCCCCCTCAATCTCAAGGAGGACATCGTCGAGAGATCTGTGGTCGCCGATAGATCTGTGGCCATCGCCAAGAGGTACACTGCCGTCTTCAACCGTGAACATTTAACTCTTTATGAGGTTAAAACTCAGCCATTTTTACTCTGATTTTGTTGCCTTTTAATTTCTGTTTGGATACCGAGAAAATGTGAGAGGGATTTCTGTTTGGCTGCTGAGAAAATATGGGATCAATTTCTGTTTGAGTTTGATGTGGCGCCTCCCTATATATTAGTTTGAGTTTGATAAAGGCTGTTTGAGTTCGAGTTTGACATGCTATTTGAGTTTGGTTTCTGCTGAGAAAAGGCTGGTAGTGGCGCCTCCCCTTATATTAGTTTGATTTTGATAAAGGCCCCTGTTTGCCCAAGAAACTATGATAAAATTCATTAGTGATTATACTTTATCAAGAAACTCCAAATTACTGTTTTGCTCTTTtgctttttggtttttcataaaGAAGTATTTGATGTGGGTTTTTGGCTTGCAAAATTATATACATCTGTAATTAATGACCTATTGGCATGTAACTCAGTTCAAAAGAAACACAACCCAGGTCATTTCCCACCCCTTCTCAGAGCAAAAATACAAAACCCAGTGCAAAAAACAACACAAATTTGCAGCCCCAAAAATATTGGTTGTGATCGATCGCTAAAAGGAACATATACCAATTGATCAACGCATCAACATTTCATATCACTGTCAGCTTCCTTCTATTCTGCATTAACAACTGTTTAGAAACACTATGTTGTAAATTAAATGTGGCACACATCTTGAATTTCTGCTTCCTTTTCAAGGATAAAGTTATATTTGAAACCTCTGTATTGAATCTAAACCTCTGTTCCATAAACATTTATAAACATTTGAAACAATAAACGGTAACTCTCACGGAATAACCAAATATTAGATTGCAATCGTAAAGCACAAGTACTGCAATAAAGTGAAGTCTATGAGAAGATCAGGATTACCCATTCCAAATTTATATTGATGTCTACCGTCCAAAGTGGGGAGGGAATCCAAAGTGCCAAATTGAAAGATTGCTCCACTCACGAAACAAGCAATGGAAAAGCAAAAGCCCATATTTTTTGTTGATTTCACTTTTATTACTTCCTAATCATTTTGCTACAATTATAAACGTGTAAAGAACTACAGAAAAATCTGTATTTACACaaggaaattataatttttgggGACCCTGGAAGAAACCATGGAAGAACGGGAGATCAGTTTTCGCATCAAACATATAGAAATTGCAAACCAGATCAAATATGCCCTAAATACTTAATATGCAGAAGAGAATgccaaaacgaaaaaaaaaaaaaaaaaacacaggtAACGGCTAAAATCCAGCGGGTTCCGAATTGGAGATGGGTTTGTTCCAAAGCACTCGACAGAGAGGAGAAAGAGGAGAGGGCGCAGGggagaaaaaggaaagggaaaaggGGAGAGGAGAATCAGGAGAGGCGCTGTGTAGAGAAAAGGAAAACGGGGAGAGGAACAGAAGAGAGGAGATGGTGCGGGGGATAGGATAGAGAAAGGAAGAGAGCTGCTTCGGTACAACCACCCACCATAAGACATATAAACCTCATATATGTTGAAATTCTATTGGCTGGTGTTGAGACTTTTCACCCGActggttttgagtttttctcgtaacttaaataaaacaaagcCCTAAATCTGGTTGCACTCTTTGTTCTTGTTGTCGTAGCAAAGTCACTCGTCTCCGCGATGACATCACTATGAATCTGGTATCTTCCGCATATGGCATCATCTAGGAGTTCGAAAAATCTGACACTCAGAGAACTTTCTTTCTCGTCGGCACCGCAGATATGGCACCAGAAATTGCCCCATAGCCTCTGGAATTTGGCCTTTTAGGATTTTGTAAAGAGGGGAAGTTCTAATTTTTAGCTAGAATTCTACTCACTTGGGGTTTGGGTTATTGCGGGATTAGTACATGGAATGCTGAGAGTTTGACTATTGGAGCGTTTGTCTGTAAATATTCTTATTGCTCGCTATTTTGGATTTTAACTCTTTTAGGCTATCTTAAATTCGATACCTGGAATGCTCTCTTTCTTATTGTTGGCTATATTAGTTCTGCTTTACTATCGGTAAAATTTTTTCTCATTCATGCTAATGATCAATGAAACAAGGATCTTTGGAATATTACTATGGTGTTCTTCTTCTATATGAAAGGcgttttttattgtttttgctAATATTTCATCTTCAATATCTATCTTTTTCCCTAAAACTAATTACTTCCTGTATTATAGTGAATGCCTTTATTAAAGGTCAATAATGAATAACGGGTTTGTAGGATTGGAAGGAAACTATGTTTTCGGCAGCTTTCTTCTACTGCTTTGCTTGATGTCCAGTTTAACTGAGTTTCTGGCCTTGCATTAGATAATTCTAGTGATATATTTGAGATACACTGTGGATGCAACATTTATAATCTTTCTTCTGGGCAGATTGGTGAGTTTAAGGGCTGGGGTTTGCATCTGTGTAAACTAGCTTAAAGGACTTTGTATGTATCAGGATTAATTAAAGCCTTTATCTAGGCCCACTTTTGCCCCATAAGCAAGTCATTCTTAAGCAATGAGAGCATTTATACATTGAAGGGCTAGGAAATGTGCAAATTGATAGCAAAGTCTCATGAGTAATCATCACACCAGCAGATGGCTGCAAACTACCTCACATAAGTTGTGCTTCAATTCTTAGGTAGCCACATCTTTCTTGACTGTAGAATAATTCGCACAAAGCGATGTTAGGCATTTGGATTTCAAGCAAACCTTGGATATTGAGACTCCAATTTAAGACAACACccacccacccccccccccccccccccccccccaacccaacaacatgaaacaattttttaattaagttcAAAAGCCTACTGAGAGtctttaaacttaaaaaatatgaaaatacaaTTATTCCCTTAAATGAACTACGTAAGAGCCAAGATCCTTTGGATCAATTGGCAACACCTTGGTTTCTCACTAAGGGAACTAAGGAATGAATCCcccatgtataaaaaataaataaataacataagaAGAAAAGTGGCTGGAGAGACACTTTTCACAGTGGGCGATACCCCCTTTGCCCACCATGAACAGTGGCTCTCCAGTCCCCCTTTcctgtttctttttttatttgaggttATTTGTTTtgatagttaaaaataatagaataattaaaaatgtcatttgaggttataaatgtcatttaatatatttatgtttactTTTTTTCGTGGATGTTTAAAAACTTTTAGGATGcttttaaaattagaattttaaCATCCCTGAGTACTTGTGTTGCGCCTTTGTGCTTATAAATAAAGAATTTCAAGATTTGGGGTCttgaaaactttttaaaaatgggGTCTTAAACCCAAAAAAAGGTAACACTACTGAGGGTGTATGGCACATGTCCTAAATACTATCACATGGTTGCCCTAtttttgtgataattttttttttggggttctctttttttttttctttttttgttgttgttttgtggtgtttttggggggggggggggggggggggggggggggggtgatgaGGTTAATATGGTTCacaaaaatatttacttttatgaattCTTAATGTGAATCAGAACAAATTTTGTTAAACTGGTTGATGGCTAAAGCATGAGTAAATGGAAGTGGTTGGGGAGACTTCGGTGATTGGAAGGGTTTCAGTAGATACTCATCTCCCTTATACAGAAATTCTTCTTTCACCAAGCAGTGCAGAAATTTGTGATTCAGCCACTTCTGTTAGTGCTTGATACTGATAACATTTGCAATACTTTGGTTGCAGTGGGAGATATCTGATAACAAGCAACTTCCTATCATGCTACTTGGCGTGAAAGCCATTGTAGAGACCCACTACAATATTTTATCTGTTAAGGAAGATGCAAGCTATGAAGAAATTCGTACAAGCTACCGATCTGCCATCCTTAATTCCCATCCAGATAAGTTGCAGAAGACATCAGAGACATCTGATCCTGACCAAGAGTTGAGGGAAAGATTTTTGAAGGTACAGAGAGCTTGGGAAGTCCTCAGCAATTTGAGGTTGCGGGCAGTTTATGATAGTGAGTTGCGAGATTTGAGACAGGATGCTGTAGCTGCAGATGATATCAGCTTGGAGGATATGATGGTTGAAGATTCTGGAGATGCATTGGAGCTCTTTTATCAGTGTCGATGTGGTGATTACTTCTCTGTCGATTCTCTGGAGTTGGGAAAAATGGGATATGTATTGTTGAGAGAGGGGAATAAGATTTCTTTGCAGACCCCAGATGCTTCACTGGCATCGGTGGTTCTTCCATGCGGGTCTTGTTCATTGAAAATTCGGCTATTGATTAACTCGGATATTTTCATTTCAATCGACGATAGTTTGGCTTGATTGTGCTGTTGTCGTGAAAAGGCTTAGATTTGACCACAGCTCCTCATCCTTGTGCTTGAATTCCATGCCATAGTATCTTTCTTGCCTAATGTCTTCCAGGCAATCAGTTGGAGCTGTGGAGGAAGACGCCATAAAACTGCAGCTGTGAGCTgtgaagaaaacaatgaaaacagAGATGAACAAAGTATGCATCATGGGATACACAAAACATGCCGCGAATGAACAAAATAATTAGTTTCGGGTTGCTGGAGGAAAGTTAAATTTGTTTAATTTCCCTTACTGATTAATGTCTCCGATTACATGCTGTTGATCCTTGAGAACTCAATTTTACTTTGAATTCACTTAGACCCTTTtaaatttgtatttgtattttttttaaattacaaaccTTGGCCGGTACCCATTCTCCAAAACCCGGGTATACCTGGGCCGAGTACCGGGTTTAAAACTcggaatctttttttttttttttttttaaaaccaaaccCAATGCCAAAAGTTTTGGCACTGGTTTAAAATCCCCAATGTCTGCCGATTCTccctatttctctctctctctaccaatCTGCTAGAAACCCTATTCTCCCTCCCTCAGTTCGTCGTCATTGACTTGCCATCATCCTCCTCATCATCCTAAAAAACACTACAAATTCAGGTTAGTTTTTTATTATCTCTTCTTCCATTTTGGTTCTTTAGTTTATAACTTTATGGTGCAGTTTGTTTGGGGGTTGTGATTTGTTGATGTGGACCATTGTGCATGCTTGAGTTGAAGTACTCATTTTGGCGaaaatttgttttgggtttttggttttgggtgtgatttgttttggtGTGGACCATTTTCACATGTTGCAAGTGATTTTGGACGATTGTTGGGAGTGATGGAGTAGATGAGGACGAAGATTCTAATGATAGGGGTGCGTGTGGTATTTTTATGGGTGGAACCTCATATCcagaagaaaatggaaaagaattAGAAGGAGAATATGAggaatatatttgaaaaatagattTGAAATAATACATTTCTgttgaaaaataatacatcACTTCACAGCCTGCGTGCATAAGATTTGCACAATGAGCCTATTCcatgatttgtttttttggaaACTGTCTTGTTAACACTCTTTagtaaaatacttataaaaaaaaaataaaaacactctTTAGTAAAATCTGATGATTGGAATGCATGTGCCTtaataaactagaatcaatggTTCTAGATCAAGTACATTTCTGCTGAAAAATTATACATCAACTCACATTTCTACTGCatttggttttcattttttgttgtcTATATATGGCTAGAATGAGACCCAgcattatgtattttaatttctagcttttctttggttttattgTAACTTTAATAGATGGAAGAAGATTATGTTAGTTGTAATGTCGGTACAACCCAAGGGGACTCCTCTTCTATTCCATTTGATGTAAAGGAGCTTGGGAGTATTCCAATCACCTCACCCATACATATACAACATCCTACTCGTTCTTCCCACATTTATGCAAAAAATCACCTAGCAACTAATCTATGGTATGTGGACACTTTATTAAAGTGCAACCTATTGACCACGATAACTTAAAATCTTAGTGTAATTATTGCGTTAAGCTATATAGTTGCCACTACAAGAATGACACTTTATATTTGATACACCACTTTCAAAATTCATGTGAAACTTCCCCTCTTAGAGTTAAAAGAGTTGGAAAAAGTCAATCATCTAGTATTAATAGGGATGCGGAGGAAAGAGTGTGTAGTCTACAAGGTCTAGTGAAATATAATGTAGAAAAACTTACTGTGTCAATTGCTAAGTTTTTTATTAGGTGTAAATTGTCTTTTAGGCTTATGGAGTATGATGGGTTTATTAAATTTGTGGTTGATTTAGAGTCTAATTTACTTTGTCATCTTGAACCACTTAAAAAATGGACTGTATTAAGTTGTATAATGAAGATAACCACTTTAAAAATGGATTGTTGGATAGTCAAAAAAATCTGTCTCACTACCGAATTTTAGACATTGgtgcaaaatataaattacgTGTGCATTatcgtgtatttttttaaatgtaattggtgattgcataaaaaaaataacaaagttTTGCCAATTCCTTACTATAAGGGCAACACTATTGAGAGAGTGTTAGTCTTGGGATTGTATAAATGAGGTGGTGATAAAATTTTGACCATCGCAATTGATAATGTCTCCTGAAATGATGTTTGTTGATTACATGATGAGGAGAATAAAAGATAATGATCGTACTATATTGAGTAGTGAAGTTCTTCATATGCGGTATGTTGCCCATATCTTGAATCTGATTGTTATGGATTGCTTGAAAGATGTTTTTGATTTTGTGTCAAAGATTAGGGATGCTGTCAAGTATATAAAATCCTTGTCGTCAATATTTGTTAAGTTCAAGATTTGTGCGATGAACGAAAAAATCAGTGGGAGGATGATTTACTTGGATGTTCCTACTTATAGAACTCCACATATTTGATATTGAGTATCGCTGAAAAACATAAACAAGCATTTGAacaatgtgtttgtggatgaacaATTCGTGAACTCTATTAGTGATGATTAAAAAATGCACAGAATTTTGTGGAGTTGctgaaaatttttaatgatgttatatTGAGcatttctggttctttgtatgCAACGAATAATGTATATTTTGAGTAACTTTGTATAATTGAAGATACATTAAATGATATATGTTTTATTAATGATATTATCACTAGTACTATGAGCATATACATGATAAGCACGTATGACAAGTATTGAGGTAGCACAAATAGGTTCAATTTAATGATATATGTTGTTGTTGTACTTGATTCATGATATAAATGATGACAATGAAGTTTTAGTTGCAAAAGTGTAGAGGGTATGAGTTAGTGGATAAGATAGAAGATAGGGTTAAACTCCTTTTAGGCTGCTTAATCGAGCAGTTTAACATATTTCGTGTGGCTAGTGCTGGGGGAGTTCTAATGTGACTGAAGGGAGGCCAAATATTACTAATACAAAAATTAGTAATGAGTAGGCACTACCTTCGACtaaatttaatatcatattcACCAATTCCTTAAGGAGTGGGGTGTTATGGATTTTAGATTGGAGCTAGAAAGGTATTTTTCTGAGATATGTATAAAAGACTCGctcaattttaatattttagattGGTTGAGAGTAAATGTCGTCAATTATCCTGTCCTTGACGAGATAGCATGTGATGTGTTAATCAATTTTGGGTGCAAATGAGGGTTTTGACAGTTTCTAGAGACAATGAACTCCTAAAAGGATCTAATATGCGTTCTCCAGTACAGAATGCAAACTTCAAAGCGATAGTGGAATTGAGGGTGACTAACACATAACGTGCTATCTTACCAAGGACATGATAATTAGCATCATTAACTTCACCAATATAAGATATCAAAATCGAGTGAGTCATTTACATGCATTTTAGACAAATACCTCTTTAGCTTTGATCTAAACTCCATAATTCCCCACTCTTTAAGGAATCTAGCGAACATGATCTTAAATTTATTCAAAGACGGTGTCGGCTCATTACCAATTTTTGTGTTAGTAGTGCTTGGCCTCCCACTTGGCCTCCCTTGAGCCACATAACTCCCTTCACTAGTCACACAAAATGTGTAATACTGCTCAATCAAGTGGTCTAAAAGGAGTTTAACCCTATCATCTATCTTATCCGTCAACTCATAACTTTTGCAACCAAACTTCATTGCCATAATTTTATATCATGGATCaagtacaaaaataatatatatcatcaagttgaaCCTATTTGTGCTATCCCAAGCCCAATATTTGCTTCTCATATTTATGTCCATAGTACTAGTGATAATATAATTACTTAAGTACATATCTTTTAATGCATGTTCAATTGTGCAAAATTGCTCAAAATATACATTAGCTGTTATATACAAAAGTCCAAAAATGCTTAACGTAacatcatataatttttttagcaaCTCTACAAAAATTCGTGCATTTTTTAATCATCACTAATGGGGTTCATAAATTATTCATCCACAAATACATATTGTTCAAAgacttatttatgttttttagcAATACTCAACATTAAATATGTGGAGTTTCATTTAGTCGAAACATCCAAATAAATCATCCtcattattttttcctttactGTACAATTTTTGAACTTGGCAAATCTTGATGGCAAGGATTTTACATACCTAACGACATCCGTAATATTTGATACAAAAtcataaacatcattcaaacCATCTATAACAATCAGATTCAAGATATGGGAAGCACACCTCATATGAAGAAATTCACCACCCAATATAGTACGATCATTGTCTTTTATTCTCCTCATCATGTAATCAACAATAATATCATTTCAAGAGGTATTATCAATTGTGAtggttaaaattttatcaacaCCCCATTCATGCAATCCCAAGTCTATACCCTTTCAATAGTTTCGCTCCTATAGTAAGGAATTTGGCAAAATTTCGATATTTTTGGAAGACTTCCAAGCTCCTCTACATCCAATAGAATAGAAGAGGAGTTGCCAATTCCTTAGGTTGTACTGATATTACAACTCACAGGATCTTCTTTCATCTATTAAAGTTAGaacaaaactaaagaaaaaatgaaaggggTTGTGTAgttatggattggtgttatttatattaaaaaaaataaagaatatgtGAATCACCTCGCATTGTGAGGTAACAAGGGAGTTATGGGATGAGATCTTTCACAGGATTGAAGTTGCTTGGGTTATGTCTGGTagagttttgggttgttgaaaGAAGATGCAATGTTGTCATCAAGTGGCAGTTCTGTGGAAGATGATTTCGTTGTATATCATGTGTATTTGATCGGAAAGAAATGCGCATTGCTTTGAAGACAAGGAACGCACTAGGGGGGAGCTAAAGAACTTTTTTCTACACTGTAATGCTTTGATTTTGTGCCATGGTATTGAACAAGAGCAAcgtttattattttctatctttaatttatttcttaaaatatatttaggtGTTCTCtgtatactttctgtgtacttggattatgcctatttcattcagataaataatatttaacattttGGATATTGATATAGGAGTTTCTACCCATAAAAACACCTTGCACCCCTATCATTAGAATCATTGTCTTGATCACTAAAGGCTTGTGACTTGATTGGTATAACCCGTAGCATCTAAAATAGAAGTATGGAGTTTGAAACTCCCTTCTCCAAAtgtatcaaaaaaaagaaaaaagaatcttCATCCTTATCTACTCCATCACTCCCAACAATCAATTGTCTAAAATCACTTGCGACATGCGAAAATGGTCCACGCCAAAATAAATCACATCCAAAATCAGaaacccaaaataaattttCCCCAAAATGAGTACTTCAACTCAAGCATGCACAGTGGTCCACACCAACATATCACACCCACCCAAAATCAGAAACCCAGCCTGTTTCCATTGTGAAAAACATTATCCTAAACACAATTCTGGATATTAACATTGAACTTCCCAAAAACCATGGGTCTAAGCTCTATGCTCAACATATGATCCAGAGAGTCCTGAAGTTCCAAGAACTGTGAtctgcaagaaaaataataaaaaagaaacaatttttGTTAGGATTAATCCACGACACCAGGAAAAGACTTGATTATTGCCCATAATGAATGAGATAAATATTTGTTAACGAGAACCTACACTCATTGCACGTAGGATATTTGCAGTGCCACATCATAAAGATTCTGAAATAGAAACTTCAAGGCTTATGCATAAGTTATTCCCCGGGTAAAAACTGTCTCAGATAAGGGGAAGGGGATGTTTAGAGGTTAAATTTATAGTTATTCTTCAAACAGTCTGATCTTTAGCCACTAGTTCTCCTAGGTGGTCCACGTAATAAGGAATCAATT
Encoded here:
- the LOC122299235 gene encoding DPH4 homolog gives rise to the protein MLLGVKAIVETHYNILSVKEDASYEEIRTSYRSAILNSHPDKLQKTSETSDPDQELRERFLKVQRAWEVLSNLRLRAVYDSELRDLRQDAVAADDISLEDMMVEDSGDALELFYQCRCGDYFSVDSLELGKMGYVLLREGNKISLQTPDASLASVVLPCGSCSLKIRLLINSDIFISIDDSLA
- the LOC122299624 gene encoding uncharacterized protein LOC122299624; the encoded protein is MALGRVRWGCSYRKTTLVVCSINIVIALYVLRSLYSSLYIYSGNVSRNIVNYTPDQIRKMEESIRIRRASEPLELVKLVKELKEGLSRGEVVVELPRPLKQKISDEILTRLKNLNVSANVTDQREAVESWRREKLEAAKRRLANKGGTLNSTIPHEEAMMLVRALESDWAVLSEEIGLWIPAEVINKEHDDKPEGEEELEDQILPGRPVPPECHAELHTDYGGAAVRWGLTHHKESAADCCQACLDQAKRANPREKKCNIWVYCPSEAGCHSPDIYKHKHQECWLKYAEKPKISFRDKYSDSYRNSHPTAPFVVPWVSGVVSA